One Exiguobacterium sp. BMC-KP genomic window, CTGACGCAAAGCGTGGCGAAGAACTGTTTCTTCAAATGAGACATCAAAATAATAAGCTGCGTAGCATGATCCAAAGCGACGTTCTAACCGATCGAGCATCTCACCGTACCGATCTTGGGCGAGAATTCCTTCCAGCAGAATCGTCGCATGGCGTCCGTTTGCAAGCATGATTAGATCTTCTATCCAGTGAATTGCGGGATTCCCAGCTACATCCTTGACGTTCAACATCTCTCTTCGAATAACATCTTGAGAAAAGAGAATTGTATCCGGTAAAGCTGATTGTAACGCTTTCGCAAGTGTCGTTTTCCCGCTACCGGAGTTTCCGCGGATGACGATCAAGCGTGACTTCATGTCGTGAACCAGTCCCCGTTCAAGGCAGCGATATACCGTTCTGCTGAGCGAGCGACGACTTCAGACGCACCCGTTTCAATTTTTCGATGAAAGGCATCGTATAATTTCTCAAATGCAAGCGGACGTAGCGACTCTGCCATCCGTTCGACCGTCTTTGCCGGAAGTGGAATCACATTCGGATAGCTGTACATGAAACTGACCCACGCTCGATCGGCAACGATCCGAATGATGTCTCCTGTTAACAACAACCCAGCTGATACATCTTTCCGTTCACAGATGACTGCTCCTTTAAAGTGACCACCCACGCGATGTAAGATCAGGTCGTCTGATAATTCCAAGCGTTCACCGCTCCAGAAAGTGATTCGCTCACTTGGTCGTGTTACGAATGATGCATCGTCCTCATGAATATAGATTGGCACATCAAAGGTTTCTGCCCATTCGACTTGTGTCGCGTAATAATGCGGATGCGATAATGCAATCGCGTGGATCCCGCCTAATTCGTTGATCTGTTCTATAGTTATTGAATCAAGATATGTAATGCAGTCCCATAACAGGTTATACGATGTTCCTTGGACGAGGTATGCTGTTTGCCCGATACCGAATGCTGGTGTCGTCTGAATTGCATAGACGCCTGCTCCATCGTCTGTAATCACATTTTGATATGTTCCTGAGGCTTTCATTTCAGTAAGCTTCGTCCACGTTTGTCCTGTCGGATTGACGTATTGTCGTTCCTCTAGACAAATCGGACAAATTTCGCGTTCTGGATTGATTTGTTCGACGCCACACGTCGTACAGATGATGGTTTCCATATCATCATTCCTTTCCAATTCAAAAATGATTTTCCTGATATATCATAACATATTCCATTTATAGGGATATCATACAGGAATCATTTTGAATGAAACGAATAAAGACTCTGTACTAAAGAATCGAAGGAGGAAATTCCCATGTCGACCTCGACTCATCTTATTGCTCCCCGACTGAACGCAGTCTTTTTACATGTACAGGATATGCAACGGTCAGCAGCCTGGTACCATCAGTTACTTCAGCTCCCATTTGATTCGTTCCTCGTCGCTTCTCCTGTCTATAATGTCCCACTTCAAGGTCCAACCAGCTTGACACTTGATGACCATGCGAACGACCCAACGTATCGACATCAACCTTCTTGACAACCCTTGTTTAATTTTTACACGACGGACATTGATGCATCTTATCAGTTCGTATTGTCATTTCAAGCACCTATCATCCGCGACATCGAACGTTTCGATGATTTTGCTTATTTTACGTTTGCTGATCCTGATGGTAATGTTTTGATGCTCTGTACAGGATAAAAATAAATCAGGTCATACCACACTTGTGGCATGACCTGATTTTATTTAACATGACGTTCCATTATTATTGATGACACTTTGAAAGCGGTTCGTAAACTGATTAATGGCCTCTTCTGTATCCAGTACTCCAGAAAACCAAGTCTTCTTGTCATTAGAAAACGTGAGGTGTAGCGATTCTTCAATGACGGACTTTACCTCTAGAGTAGCAACTATATCTGATGTCATTAATGTTTTTTTTGATAGAGTGACCAGTTCATTCGTCAACGTTTCGCGCGTATCTTCAGATGTCTTCTCATGAAGAAGATCAACTGTCTTGTGAAGCATGACAGCTTTTGAAACGCGCGATAGATTCAACTCACGGATTTCAAAAGTGTAGACGCCCTCTTGTTCCTGCGGACGTTGGACGATGAATCGTGGAGAATGTACTAAGTGTTGAATGAAGTGAATAAACATTTCGATGGTCATTTCGGACATTCCGAAACCCTCCCTTTTACGTGGATCAATGGACAAATACCTTTAATCCTTTATCTAAATGGCCAAAAAAAGCCCTGTATAAAAGTTAACCCGGTGAGATGGAAATAAAACCTCCCCTCTGTAAAGTTATACCACAAAAACAAGTACAAAGTGTACATGTTTTTGTTCTAAAAACAAGATTCGTCTAGTGTCCGAATCTTGTTTATAGTAACATAAAAGATACTAGTTTTAGTCATAATTAACACCATCATCTGATAAAAATATGTATTATTTTATTATGTACACGATTAAAGAGTCAGAGAATATCATTCCTTCTCTGACTCTTCGCATCAACCGTCCGTCGTTGGCGCTATTAAATCTTGTAACGTGTATGCCTGTAACGCATCCGTAAAGGACATGAATGCTTGATCAAACGCTTGTCGTGTGTTTTGCAAACTACCATTTTTATTTGGAACTGTCACATTTTCAAGATAGGATACTTCTTCAAATAAATGAACGATTTCTCCTAACGTAATTGTCTCTGGGGATTTTGCTAATTTGAATCCACCATTACGCCCTTGTACGGAAATGATGAGACCAAACTTGCTCAATGAATGGACAATCTTCATCAAATGATTTTTAGAAATATCATAATGGGTTGCCACTTCTTGAATTTGTACGAGCCGAGTCGGATGCGACGCTGCGAAGATAAGCACACGAATGGCATAGTCCGTAGAGCGAGTCATCTTCATCCATTTCACCTTCTTTTTCTTTCCTTTATATAAACATAGTACAGAAGCTCACTCATTTTCACAATCAATAGTATGGCTTAAAGTGTCATTTAGAGTGATTATGCACATATGTATATCGTTTATCTTAAAGGATGTGAAGTGTCAAAATCTAGGGATTTTTTCGGAAAGAGGCAAAATGATATTTCAATCGATGATGCAAATCATGTGGCTTATTCAATGTCTGTGATAAGATTTCTTTAAAACATGTATATCTATAGTTTGTTTATATCTCTCTAGAAAGAGGTCTCGTCATGAAGTGGCTCTCATCAAGTATATTTCATCGATTTTATATTCTATTGCTTTCGAATTTCCTGATTTTCGCAAGCATTGGCGTCCTAACATTTTACGTTGCTCAAAAAGAACTCGAGCAACATCGAACTTCATCACAGATGATCACACTTCAGAAAACGCAAGCTCGCACACTTTGGAATGAAGCCCAACAAGTCAATCTTCAAGTCCAACAAATCGACTTTAATGATCAGGACGACCTTAAACAGGTGAATCAACGATTGGAACGTTTACGACAACACGTTCAATCATTTAATCAACGTTATTCGAATTTATCGGATGAACGTTTTGTGCATCAACTCGTTCAATTTTCGGGATTTTTAGAACAGGAGCTCACTTTGCAAGTAGTCACGGATAACCAAAAGCTGGTTCAACAGTCTGATTCCATCGTCAACGACTACTTTCGAATGATTCATAACGAAGAGAAAAAAGTGCAACAATTGCTACAGCAACGAACCGTTGAAGTATTAGGATACGCCTTTGGAGTAATGATCATCGCTTTTTGTCTTCTCAGTTACTTGATATTAAGACTTGTGCGGTCTTTCCGAACAGATTTACTCGATCTTGTCGAACAAACGAAACAACCTGACCGATTGGAGCATAACGATTATCAAACTCGCCATGATGAGATCGGTATACTTGGAAAGTCTATGCAGCAAATGACGACATTGCTTGCTTTTGAACATCAACAAACGCAAGCTGTCAATACAAAACTCCAAGAGTCTATAGGGCAACAAAAGATATTCGAGCGGCAACTTCAATTCCAAAATCAGTTAGCGACTCAAATTTTACGCTATCAATCAACATCAGGTCTTCACACTTGGTTGCAAGCAATCGGTACGCATTTCAGAGCGACCCATGTCCATTTTTCACCGCAGTCGAATGATTTAGAACACGTTCATATTGCACTAACAAACGAACCGACATGTGATCAAGAACGACTCGCGTTAGAAGCGAAGACCGAGCTGGATGCCTCCATTCACTTGATTGAGATGGATCAGTTAACACTGTGTGCTCTTCCATTACACAGTTCATCAAAATTCATCGGTACATTAACCTTACAATTTCATCGTCCGTTCACGGATACAATCGCACTTCAAAAAACGACACATTTACTGAATATCGGATTGATGCGCTTGCTCGATGATATCCGTATAAAAGATCACCATCAATTGATTCAGCGCATCTTAAATGGTCTTCGAGAAGCGATCCTGTTTGTCGATGTCTCGAACATGAATATTTTTACGAATCAAATGTTTCATCAATTGTTCTCGAACTGGTCACCTTCTGAAAAACAATCAGAAAGCCTATCATTCGTTATCGAAACCTTCGAGCCATTACTTCTCGAAACTGAAGCACTATATGCATATGTTGAACGAATCAAAGCTGGCTTCGAGCACGGATCAATCGTTCCTGCTCAGGATTTTTCAATGCCAGACGACCGACATTTACGACTCTACACAGAATTTTTGCCAGAGCGGCAAGGTATTCTGCTTGTTTTTCGAGAGCGGACTGTTGAAGTCAACTATGCAAAAAAAGAGCAAGACTTCATTTCGGTTTTATCTCATGAGTTACGAACACCACTTGCCTCCATTGAAGGCTTTAGTGAACTGATGTTACACCGAACGTTGTCTCCTGAAAAACAACGGAAATACTTAGAGACCATGCGGAGTGAGACGCAACGTCTCAGTCAACTATTAACAGAATTTCTTGACTACCAGCGTTTAAGTCATCAAAAAGAAACATATCAGCTCGAATCGTTTTGTATCGAACATATGCTCATCGAGTTAACGGAGTGGTTGAACGTCGTGACAGCGACACATCATTTGCACATCCAAACCGATGGTCCTTGTCTGATCACAGCGGATCAAGAAAAAATTCGGAGAGTTTTATTAAACATTTTAAATAATGCGATAAAATATTCTCCCGTTGATTCAAATATCCACGTCTCGTTAGCGTGCTTTGAAGCTGAAGTTGTCATTACCATTAGTGATGATGGATATGGTATTCCAAAGCAAGACCTTCCTTATCTCTTCGATCCGTATTACCGCGTCGAACATGCGGATCATGTCCAAGTTCAAGGAACAGGTCTCGGTTTACCGATCTGTAAGGAAATCATTGAAGGGCATGGAGGACGAATTACCGTACATTCAGAAATCGGAAAAGGATCTGACTTTTTTATCCGTTTACCTCGTGATGAAGAGTGGAACAAAAATTAATAACATGTATAAGAACAGTATAAATAATCTACAACTAGGAAGTGAAGAACGTGGAAGCTGATTTAAATCAAATCGTCCGCTGTTTAAATCAAGATTTTAAACAGCAAAGAACCGTCTTCAGTGCAATGGCGCTGAAAGAGACCAATCCCTGTATCGTCTTGATGGAAGATCATCGTCGAAGACGGATGGACCATGCCTTGTATCAATATCCAGATTTTATCGCAGAGCTGGAATCACATATTTACCGATGTTTAATTGATGTCCGGGGAGCCCGTGAATCGGCTTCCCCTTCCGAAATTTTTATTTCTAAAGCACAACTCTATTCGCCTTATCATTATTTAGTCACCTTTTTATGAGAGGAGTCCGCCATGACTGTTCAAGAAAATACAGCACTGTTGATCATCGATGTCATCAATAAGATGGATTTCGAAGGAGCTGAGCAATTATTGCAACAGACACTCCCTGTCCTTGCACCACTCTCACAATTAAAACAACATTGTAAACGACAAAACATCCCAGTGATTTACGTCAACGATAACTTTGGTCTCTGGCAAGAGAACGTTAATCAAATCGTAGATGAGTGTCGCGGTGGTCTTGGGGATATACTCATCGATGCCTTACATCCAGAAGAAAATGATTATTTCATCATCAAGCCAAAGCACTCAGGATTTTTCGGTACCCAACTTGATATTTTATTGAAGCATTTGGAAGTTTCACGTCTCATCATCACTGGACTAACGACAGATATGTGTATTTTATTTACCGCAAATGATGCCTACATGCGTGAATATTCTATTCATGTCCCAGCAGACTGTACGGCAGCGAAAACCGCTATTGCCAAAGATCACGCATTGGAAATTCTCAGTACGACATTATCTTTGGATTGCTCTGAGAGTTCCAAGTTGATACAAAAAGAATAATTAAGGTTGCGTTTCTGATACGTATGTAACACATTACTATCTTTTCCAGTTTAATTGAGCTGTTAGTCCTCGATGAATTCGTGAACGGTTCGAAGTCCTTCACGGTTTGGAAAGTATGAAGTAGTGAACATTCCCATTATTCATGAGTTAACTACTCACTTCAACATATCAATAAAGAAGAAGAAACAGGTTTGAAAGAGACCGATTAAGGAATATAACATGTGTGAGTTGTATATGTTTAAAACTTAAAGGGGGTTCTTTTCATGTTTCGCCATCAAAAGGAATTACAATTCGAAGTCAAGGTTGATCGACCCGATCCAAAACTCGCTCGGGCCGTACAAGAAGTACTCGGTGGACAATTCGGTGAGATGACGGTCATGATGCAGTATCTTTTCCAAGGCTTTAATTGTCGAGGGGAAGAAAAGTACAAGGACATGCTGATGGATATCGGGACAGAAGAAATTGGGCATGTTGAAATGCTATGTTCCCTCATTTCTCAATTGCTCGACGGGGCATCACCAGATGATCAGGCAGAAGCTGCTAAGGATCCGGCGACGGCAGCCATTCTCGGGGGAATGAATCCGCAACACCTTCTTGTCAGCGGTCTCGGTGGATTGCCATCGAACGCAAACGGTATACCATGGAACGGTTCTTATATCGTTGCGAGTGGTAATTTGTTAGCAGATATGCGCTCGAATCTACATGCGGAATCACAAGGTCGACTCCAAGTCGCCCGCCTCTATCATATGACGACGGATGAAGGCGTTCGTGCTACCTTCCGTAAGATGCTTGCCCGTGACCGCTATCACCAGTATCAATGGATGGCAGCAATCGAAGAACTCGAGACGAAAAATGGAGTCGTCGTTCCGGCTACTTTTGCACCTGAAGATGAGATGGAAGCGCAACCTCATGCTTATGAGTTCTGGGATCTATCCGAAGGCACAGCTTCAAAAGAAGGGCGTTGGGCTCAAGGGGAAGCTCAAGACGGAACCGGTGAATTTGTTCATCTGGAAAATCCAGCACCGCAAGGGAACATTCCGAACATGAAGGTGCCTGCGCACCAACTTCACCACGATCTAGCAGAAAAAACAGGAATGCAAAACGTCAAAGATACGGTCAAACGTATGCTACATGATAAGGAGTGAGATTAATGGCTAAATCATCACTTGCAATCCATGAAACACTCGAAATTCATGAAATCATGACAATGAAACAAGCCTGTCTCGTTAAAGCCATCGCCGTTCGTTCATTCGTTAAAGATGAGACGCTAGAAAAATTGATTGCGCAAGACATCAAAGATAGCGAACAAGCATTAAGCGATTTACAAAAACTATTGGCAAATCATGAAGGAGGCGATTCACATGAATGAAGCTCTCCAATCGATTAGCCGTCCTAGTAAAAAACGCGACGAGTTGATTGCAACGGACTTCTTGATCAGCAGCAAATCACTTGTCCGCGCTTATGCTGTCGCAATTACAGAAACGGCTTCTCCTGATGTGCGGAAAGTCTTGACTGAACAGCTGAACAAAGCGATTCAGACGCACGTTGCGATCGCTGGATACATGATTGATCACGATATGTACCACGCACATGATCTTAAAAAGCAATTAAAACACGATCAAGAAAAACTAGAAGTCGCAAAAGGATTACTATGATGTTTCCCCTTCCCTTCTGATCATGGAGCGGAAGGGGTTTTCTTTCAGAATTTATGTAAGGAGCGATCAACCTCATGATTGATATCAATCACATTTACATCAAACAGATCGGCGAAACCTTTTGTCTCACTTGGGAAGGGACAAGTCATGTCCGTTTACTCTTAAATGGTGTACCTTGCATCATCAAAGATACGAATACCTATCAAACCGACACACTACCTTTATTTGAGCCTCAGTCGTTCGAACTGATCGATTCCGATTCAAAAACACGTATCGTCACTGCTCTCGTTTCAAGTACGGATGATTTGTTCTGGAACCGTAAAATGACCGTCCTGATTCAACAAAATCATACTGTCCGGCTGTTATGGGGCGAAATTCCAGAAGTATCACATTATACTGTCTTTCAAGATGGACATCGCTTAGGTGACACAACGGCTTCCGAATGGACCAGCACGATTAATCCTGAACAGTTTACACGGTTCGAAATCCGAGTGCTCCGTCCCATTTCAAGAAAATCGGTACCGTTCGCACGGATAATCGAGACGTTTGCCCGCGTTACGAATTTGGTAAAACAAGAACCGGACCGGGAACGAGAGCATGAACAATACGTGCTTTATTACTCTTTGTATCCGGCACCTACTCCGCATCTGAAATTTTCTACTTTTCGGTTACGTGTGCTGACGTTCATTGCTCCTCCGATTCTCGTGAACCCGAATCCATTTTCTCCGCATCGTTATTTCGAAGGAGACGCGCGACAGTATTCGCCTTTTTCAAACGAATATCGAACCTTTACAGAAGTCATCACCTTTAATGAGGGGTCCTCTCATGAACTAATAAAACAGGCAAATCCGACTCGGTCTTTTGATGCACGTCATCAGTTATATCGAGAGGATATCGCTTCGACACAGCAAGTCTACTTGTCAGATCAATCACTAACTCGATATACGCTCCACCACTCAGTAGGTAATCCACTCGTCGTCTCACCTAATATCGACTATGAAATTAACGTATCACATCAATCAAATCTTTGGCGTATCGCCGGAATCCATCTTCAATCACCACATCATGAAGTGTACTTAGATGAAGGAGATGATTGTTTCGAAACCATCCACCAAGCCCATGATTTAGGCTTAAGTTTCCTTGGTGACCCGTTGCCCAGTTGTCACTGGCTGCATATGACGAATCAATGAACAAAAAGGAAGCCGCGACCAATTCGTCGCGGCTTTTCCTATTTAGTCATGAAATCGAGCACGTGTCTCCGGAGACGGGAGTGCGCACTCTTGTTTTTGCCCAAACCAGCGATGGCGATTGCTCGCAACGAGATCATAGACGCGATCGCGGAGTGAACGTGGAACAATGCGAAGTACACTCAAGAGACGCCATCCTCCTTGTAAATGACGGGCAATCCGTAACGCTGCGTTCGATTTGATATAAGGTACACCCCGGTCAATCACGACGACACTGTCGATGGATTCGGGGAGATGATGACGCCGGATGAGTTCTTGTCCTGTCTCCCCTTGTAACGAAGCAAAATCATGGTATCCTTGGTCTCGTTTTAAGATGAACTGGACGCTTGCGTCACAGAGATTACATTCTCCATCAAATAAGACGATTGCTTTCATGATTGATTCATCCTTCCTAATCCGTATAACGAATCATTTCGTACACTTTCTCTTTACCACACTTTAGGCAAAAACATGCATTTAATTAGTATGTTAAATACTGATAACGCTTTCTTTACATACCTCGCTTACGCTATACTGTTTCTGTAAACATTTGGATGATAAAATAACTCATCTAGCGTTTTAAATGCATCTTTACTTAAAGGAGAATACATATGACGACACGACCGATTGCCATCGTAACCGGAGCCAGTCAGACGCGTGATATTGGTGCTGCTATTTGCCGTCAGCTCGCTACGGCTGGTCATGATCTGGTCTTTACTTATTTTAAAGCAACAGCGGATTGGCCAGCTAGTTTTTCGACTGAACTTCAGGACCAAGGTGCACGCGTTCTTGCGATTGAGCTCGATTTAAGTCAAGCAGATGCTGCTGACGAATTATTCGCGCAAGTAAAGGACTTCGGAACACCAAGTGTTCTCATCAATAATGCTGCTCATTCAACGATGACGGATTGGCAGACGCTTGACGCGAAAAGCCTCGACCAACACTATGCGGTCAATCTCCGTGCGCCACTATTGCTTGCAACACGGTTTACGAACCGATTCGTTGAGGCGAACCTGACGTCCGGACGCATCATTCAATTGACGTCCGGTCAGGATCTCGGTCCGATGCCAGACGAAATTGCTTATGCTACAACAAAAGGTGCCTTATCGACCTTTACGAAAACATACGCTGCAGCCGTTGCACCGCTTGGTATCACCGTTAATGCCGTCAATCCAGGTCCGACTGACTCGACGTGGATGGATGAGGCAACACGGACAGCGCTTAAAACTAGTTTTCCGTTCGGACGAATTGGTGCTCCTGAAGATGTCGCGCGATTGATTCAATTTCTCGTCAGTCCAGATGGTAGCTGGGTGACTGGACAGATCGTTCATTCCGAAGGTGGCTTTCAACGCTAAACATCAGGATTTAGACAATAATGACCCCTGACTACTTCGATCGGGGGTCATTCCGTTATCGAAAGACGGGTCCAGTTTCTATCAAAAAGTCGTTCCAAGCCGTTTGATGCAAGTCACTATAAAGTTGTGGCATCTGCTCTCTTTCAAAAAAAGCAACGTCTAGTGATTCATCGGGATCAATCGTCAGCTGTCCACCGTTGATGTGGCAAACGAAAAAGTGAACGATCGGTTGAGCGACGTCCCCCGTCGGATAAACCTCTTCATATTTCGAGTAGACCCCACTCAGACGTTCAATTGTGACATGAAATCCGGTCTCTTCAAAAATCTCACGCTGCGCAGCTTCTACGAGTGATTCTCCAAGTTCAAGCGCTCCACCCGGAAATCCCCATGCTTTCTGTTCACGTCGTTTTTGCAGGATAATGCGTCCTTCATCATCTAAGACGATCCCACCGGAAAAGTTTAACATCACTTTTTCCTGACCGACCTTACTGCGGAGAAAACGAATGTAGTCCATCTGTCGCCTCCAACTGTTTGAATTGTTTTAGCCAGTCAATCAATTGCTCAATCATCATGTCCGACACGGTGTGATTGATTGCAGTAAAAATACGTAATTCGATTGCTTGATGAAAACCTGCTTGAATAGCTGACTCAAAATAAGTCTGTTGAATGGGTAACGGTATGATCTCATCAGCATCTCCGTGTAGGAGCAACCGCGGACGTTTATCCATTACTTCAATCGGATCAAGCATCCATGGCGCCACTCCTTGAAGTGGCGGTCGACCGTCTCGTTTTCGGAATTGACGTTCGGCTTCAAGATAAGCGCCGCCACCATTGATTGCAACGAGGGCTTTGATTGGGTAACGTGCCAAGATTCCATGCGCAATGAAGCCACCCATCGACACACCGATGACGATCACATCTGAAGCATTCCAACCTGACTGCTTAATGATTTCTGCCGCTTCCGTAATCGATTGCTCAACGACCGACCAAAAATAGGTCGTTGTAACGTCCGGCTCAAATGGATTGTCGAGTGGCTCTCGCTGGTCGTGTCGAATGAGTTCAGGAATGAAGACATCGTATCCTTCCTCAGCGAGTTGCTCAGCAAACGCCAGATAGGAAACAGCTGTCCCACCCCAACCATGATAGAGTAGGATCGCTCCCGTTGGTTGAGAAGCTCGAACGATATGGACACGAAAATCAAGCTTCATTTCTTTTCTCCTCTTTCATGCGGACGATCGTCTGTGCGAAGTCATCTTCCGGTAATCGTCGACCGTCCTTAAGGAAAGGTTTCCAGTACGGACGAATCTTAAAAAGTGAGATCGTATCACGATAAACCGTTCGTCGGACAATCTGTTTCGTCGTCAACGGTAATCCGTCCTCACTTTCGACCTGAATGCCACAGATCTGACCACCAATCGATTTTCCGTTCAACAGTTTTAATTGTGCGATTTCCGCCAAGAAACTAACAGTCGGTTGCGTGACGACGGAATGGACGACTTCTGATTTCACACGTCGTAAGACTGTCTTTTCGATGACGACAGAAAGTCCGAGATAAACAGCTTGGTTGATGATGTATGCGCCAATTCTTCGTTTTGTCATTGAATGCATGAATGACCCTCCTTATACGTTAAAATAAACGACTGCGCCGAGTGCACTGACGGCAACCAAATAAAAGACGATTGCAAGTCGTTTATTCGCGGCAGAGATATCTTTTCTGACGAGGATTTTACTATACCGAAACGTCAAAAATGCGAACACGAGCAATGCTACGATTACTAATGGTTCCATTTGATCCCCTCTTTTCTCTCTTATTTTACATGATATCCGTTCTTAAATTGTTATATTTTACAAGTAAAGTAGTATGTGATTGTTCCATACATAATCGATCTTATTTTGAAATGAGGTTTTAACTTTGAAGACTGCAACTACTTGTTGTCTCGTCGCGTCTAAAACACCTGGTTATCTCACTCGGGAACTCCCGTCACTCGGCATTCATGACGTTCACATTCGCACGCTTGCTGGTGCCGTCAGTATTGGCGCCGAGCTCCCGCAATGGCTTGAACAAGACATGACGATAACCGACTATCACTATCCGCTCGAGACTGGCTATGAGAGTTACGGCGAAGTGCTAGCTATTGGTGACTCGGTCCAAATCGTCAAGCCCGGTGATCGTGTCATTAGCTTTTACGGACATCAAGATCATGCAATCGTACCTGAATCGAAGGTCATTCCCGTTCCTGCCCACGTCTCGCCACGTGAAGCCTTGCTACTAATTCTGTCTTGTGACGCGGCAAAAGGCGTCCGAAAACTTACATTGACGCCCGACTCCAGTGTCTTAGTTTCCGGAATGGGTACGATTGGTTTACTCGCG contains:
- a CDS encoding RDD family protein; translation: MHSMTKRRIGAYIINQAVYLGLSVVIEKTVLRRVKSEVVHSVVTQPTVSFLAEIAQLKLLNGKSIGGQICGIQVESEDGLPLTTKQIVRRTVYRDTISLFKIRPYWKPFLKDGRRLPEDDFAQTIVRMKEEKRNEA
- a CDS encoding NUDIX hydrolase — protein: MDYIRFLRSKVGQEKVMLNFSGGIVLDDEGRIILQKRREQKAWGFPGGALELGESLVEAAQREIFEETGFHVTIERLSGVYSKYEEVYPTGDVAQPIVHFFVCHINGGQLTIDPDESLDVAFFEREQMPQLYSDLHQTAWNDFLIETGPVFR
- a CDS encoding alpha/beta hydrolase; translation: MKLDFRVHIVRASQPTGAILLYHGWGGTAVSYLAFAEQLAEEGYDVFIPELIRHDQREPLDNPFEPDVTTTYFWSVVEQSITEAAEIIKQSGWNASDVIVIGVSMGGFIAHGILARYPIKALVAINGGGAYLEAERQFRKRDGRPPLQGVAPWMLDPIEVMDKRPRLLLHGDADEIIPLPIQQTYFESAIQAGFHQAIELRIFTAINHTVSDMMIEQLIDWLKQFKQLEATDGLHSFSPQ